A genomic region of Clostridia bacterium contains the following coding sequences:
- a CDS encoding DUF4825 domain-containing protein: MKNRNKAILILIVAGVVLYGVVQGIIIPDISNKREQYIIQQQDALTHDLGSVLKYKDKYMGNAPNITNLFNSLPLCDVPMTFQFYPDSLTVEVKYQKAIDEIGMQRVERALIYNSTAAFMLIDNLEAIIFTFYDEEYKVLRGDVEKWYDIKLSSLADDDIWYKKVQCKLNDDEYISTCKNHILDRN, from the coding sequence ATGAAGAATAGGAATAAAGCTATTTTGATTTTAATTGTTGCAGGGGTTGTACTATATGGTGTGGTACAGGGCATTATCATACCTGATATATCTAACAAAAGGGAGCAGTATATCATCCAGCAGCAAGATGCGCTGACACATGATCTTGGAAGTGTTTTAAAGTATAAGGATAAATATATGGGGAATGCACCTAATATTACCAATTTATTTAATTCATTGCCATTATGTGATGTCCCAATGACATTTCAGTTTTATCCTGATAGCTTGACGGTAGAAGTAAAATATCAAAAAGCAATTGATGAAATTGGCATGCAAAGAGTTGAAAGGGCATTGATTTATAATTCTACGGCTGCGTTTATGTTGATTGATAATTTAGAGGCAATCATATTTACATTCTATGATGAAGAATATAAAGTTTTGCGTGGCGATGTTGAAAAATGGTATGATATAAAGCTATCCAGCTTGGCTGATGATGATATATGGTACAAGAAGGTCCAGTGCAAATTAAATGATGATGAGTATATATCTACATGTAAAAATCATATATTAGATAGAAATTAA